A section of the Harmonia axyridis chromosome 2, icHarAxyr1.1, whole genome shotgun sequence genome encodes:
- the LOC123674102 gene encoding DNA/RNA-binding protein KIN17 gives MPRAEVGTPKYLANKMKAKGLQKLRWYCQMCQKQCRDENGFKCHTMSESHQRQLLLFADNSKRFMDEFSFDFQKEYLQILKRQFGTKRVNANRVYQEYISDKNHVHMNSTRWVTLTGFVKWLGKTGKCVVDETEQGWYITYIDRDPETIMKEQKKLKKQKMEKDDEERNLQFIEKQAKLAREKEALKEPQEEKKSELVRNNEEEILKLDIKLSKRESEKISNPFSSIKRKVEKDVSQSRKKIKEDSRKTALDEIREIEEKKREQKNRKDYWITEGIIVKILTTTLGPDFYKKKGVVKEVINKYHAIVKLIDTGKKIKIDQEFLETVIPAIGKPILIVNGAYRGERATLLSLNVDKFCASVEIEKGPLKGRKLDLPYEDFCKVDE, from the coding sequence atgCCACGAGCAGAAGTAGGTACGCCAAAATATTTGGCTAACAAAATGAAAGCCAAAGGTCTGCAGAAGTTGAGATGGTATTGCCAAATGTGTCAGAAGCAATGCAGGGATGAAAATGGTTTCAAATGCCACACAATGTCTGAATCTCATCAAAGACAACTACTTCTCTTTGCTGATAATTCCAAGAGGTTTATGgatgaattttcatttgatttccaaAAAGAAtatttgcaaattttgaaaAGGCAATTCGGAACTAAAAGAGTCAATGCTAATCGTGTTTATCAGGAGTATATCTCAGACAAAAATCATGTACATATGAATTCAACACGATGGGTTACTCTAACTGGATTCGTCAAATGGCTAGGAAAGACTGGAAAATGTGTTGTTGATGAAACGGAGCAAGGATGGTATATAACATATATCGATAGAGATCCAGAAACAATAATGAAGGAGCAGAAAAAACTGAAGAAGCAGAAAATGGAAAAAGATGATGAAGAAAGAAATCTTCAATTCATTGAGAAGCAGGCAAAATTGGCTCGAGAAAAAGAAGCCCTCAAAGAACCTCAAGAGGAAAAAAAATCGGAATTGGTACGCAATAACGAAGAAGAAATTCTAAAACTGGATATCAAGCTTTCTAAAAGAGAATCGGAGAAAATATCAAATCCATTCAGTAGTATCAAAAGGAAAGTTGAGAAAGATGTCTCTCaaagtagaaaaaaaatcaaagaggATTCTAGAAAAACAGCTCTCGATGAAATACGAGAAATTGAGGAAAAGAAAAGAGAACAAAAAAATAGGAAAGATTACTGGATCACAGAAGgaataattgttaaaattttaacAACCACTTTGGGTCCagatttttacaaaaaaaaaggtgtAGTAAAggaagtaataaataaatatcatgcTATTGTTAAATTAATTGACACtggtaaaaaaattaaaattgaccAAGAATTTCTTGAAACTGTAATTCCTGCAATTGGTAAACCGATTTTAATTGTGAATGGTGCTTATAGGGGAGAGAGAGCAACACTTCTTTCATTGAATGTTGATAAATTTTGCGCTAGTGTTGAAATTGAGAAAGGACCACTGAAGGGTAGAAAACTTGACCTACCTTATGAAGATTTTTGTAAAGTAgatgaataa